In Gossypium hirsutum isolate 1008001.06 chromosome D01, Gossypium_hirsutum_v2.1, whole genome shotgun sequence, the genomic window taattaaaaaaatatataatttaatgacatCATAGGTAATTTATCCAAAACTTTAAACCTCCAAACTTAATCACTATCcattttaaaattgtatttaatatatttacttaaaaatatatgtataaatataatcTAAGTTTAAAACACCCTCAtaataaattctattattttcaaaaacttttctttcgattttgatttttttagattaacTCCTAACAGCAATtcaatgaagaagaaaaataccatttactttaaaaaatatttatgctaACAGAATGTTTCAATGTGTATGACGGTAAGTATCATGGAAATAGAGATTGTCTTTGTGCGCCATTATAATATAAGTTCATTGACTAGTTCATTCTATGATTCTGTACTCTAATACAAATAAGGTAATTTTCTACTACAGTGAGGTCAACATAACAAGGCAATATAGGACAGAAACAATTACAAGAGCAAGATCATAAAGATGTAAAAAAGCTGAAGGACTTGCTGGAACCGATACCCTACAAAAACCCTTCGAGAAAACGGAGTAATCCCGGCTTATCGTGGTGATAAATATTGTGAGGTGAGGATCATCTTACAGGGGAACCTTCTGGCATAGTACTTTACACAATGTACAAATTGGATTGTTTGTGCATGGAACTTGACTATCAATGTTCAGGCTTCACACGTGCTTTTAGAATTCCGGGGAGAGGCGGTGACGTAGGAGGTCTGCCTGGTGTGTTTGTCATTGGGGGTGGAACAATCTGTTGTTGGTACATCGCGGACATGCTAGAGCCTTCACCATCTGCAGAAAAATTGTGTGCCATTTCGTCACTCCCTGGTCTCTCGCAGAATTTCATTGCCTTTAAAACATAGTTGTCGTCGTGGAGCTCGAATGGAGTGCTGTAAATAGAACACCAATAAGATGAAAAGTAAAGGTGAAAAATAAATCTAACTAGTAACTACCCCTCTCCCCTGATGGGCCATTCTTTCTCTCTCTTTAGCATTGTACAGTTTTACCATAACAGATGTGCTGGCCGTTCTTACCTATTGAAGTCAAAATGCACCAGCTGCATATCTTCCGATATTTCTACCTCGACAGTTGCATGAGGGCGTGTCTACAATTTCCAGATGACAAGAGAAACAAGAGATGAGAAATTAAAACACTTTGTATCAGTTCAGTAAGTGCATACTTCATTGATAGCCTACTAGCCTTAATAAAGAAACCTCATTGTGCTCCTTTTTCCTTCAAGTTTTTTGCAGTTAAGTGTTATGGAAAGTGATATAGGTTCGATAATGCAACAGGACTGTTAATACAGACCTTTCAAAACTCTTGTTCAAGAAGGAGAAATAAGCATACAAATCCATCATTATATTCCACTTGTCCAGTGGAAAAAGACATGGTAGAGTTTCTGGTTTTAAGTCATCAAGTAGGCGAACTCAAGCTGTTTTACAGGCAATAAATTTTAGAGCCGAAACGGAGTTAACAAAAGAACCAAATGCTGGTTatagaaaaggaaaaattgaagTAAAACAAGCATATATATGCAAATCCTAACAAAACCAGCTATTACTTGAAAACCTAAATGAAATGATAATTGAATTGAGTAACAGATGACATGAAAAGGTGGCTGATCatacatttttaattaaacaGAAATACGGAGAATCATTAAATTTAAGATCGgttcaaaaaccctaaaccctaataaaCAAAGAATTGTGGCAAAACTTCAATGATCGGAGTTTCTAATTTCGTACAAGAATGAAAGACTTGAGAAGACAACAAACCTGAACCAGGATAAAAGGTAAAGCCACACCCCCATTCGGAGGATTTCCTGAGCTGTACAATTGCTCATTTCGCTGTATCAAATTCTGAAGACCTACAAACTAAGAAACAAGACAACTATTTTAACAACAGATGGCATGCAAAGCGACCAAGTGAAACTTGATGTCCTAAAGCAGCTTTCTCTCTCTCTAAATGCAAGTTGATGATAGCAAAAATATAGAACTCTCAACATAAGGGCATGTGAAAGTAATTTTTATTTACAAACATGTGAAAATTAAGTATGCTATTCTTACCTGTTCCTCCAATTCATGAAGATAGGCAGCTTTTTTTTCAATCCTATTTCTCAGTCCAAGCCGTTCAGTCTGTATTAATTAATTTGAGgagcttgttaagctcaaaattacaTTCTTGGCAGATTAAACCTACTTAACATAAGAAACTTAAAAATGGAGCCATATTGTCACCTTTAGATCTTCTATATCACTCAAGCTAGTACGCGGAAGTCCCTTCCACTGTATTTCCTTTTTATCCTTAGATATAATATCCATTGCCATTAGTACATTCAGGGCATCATAAACCCTTCGCCGAATGTTTTTCTCATCATACTGCTGCTGttggatataaaaataaaatgaaatatatataaaacaaacacACAGACAGACAGACGTACAGACAGACAGACAGACAAAGGAGATTCAATGGTGTTAGTTTCACTCTATTAGGGTAAAAGATAGAAGTTTAGGCTGTCGAGATCAAGGAATCCAATATTGACATGTCGAAAGAATTGCAAACCTGATCTGGTGATGCTATGTTATTGCCTGGATCAGTAAACTCAGCAACAAGTTCATCTGCCACCTGGGAAAAGCTTTCACTCTCAGATATAGACATAGGCATAGAGCTAAGTTGTTATAAGCAGACAAAGTAGTAACGGTCCAACACTTTGAAACTTTAGGAAATGAATGCATAAGTCCAAGTGCAGGAACGTGTGTGTTTGCTAGCACGAGAAGAAAATACTAGCATTTAAGAATCACATTTTGATGTGATGTCAATTTGAAAGATAAACAGTATCATTctgcttgaaattttgaaaggtaCATGAATTGTAAGCATCAATAATGGAACTCGGTTGATGCTCAAAATAACAAAATcagtttatacatgccattagtgATTAGTAAGAAATCAGTGTAAAACAAAGAAGTTGACAAGAAAGGAATCACTGGAATATCAATTTGTCAAGTCTACTCTTCATTTATAGCTCATTTGCACATTAGAAGCTCCTACAAGGCAATTTTGgagttatatataaaaaattctatACCTTAATAGTATCATAGTCTCACAATTAAGAGTTATGGCATGCAAATCCTGACCCACAAGGAAGAATCAAATGCATAACTAGTTCAGACCCTGGTTAGACAACAATCTCTATATCTAATCCATAAATGCagtatcaaagaaaatgaaatttagcTTCTGAATATAGCACATAACAAAGAAagaataaatttagggaaaattttgaACAGTTTGGCAAAATGGCTTGAGCATATATATACAACCATAAGCACTGATGCAATGACCATTAATAAGTTTACCAAAACCAAAAAACATGAATGAAAGAGCGACTTTCAGAAACCAACGGACCTCATTGTACGTGGTTCTTCCCTTGCTTTCCACTTTTTCACAAACTGAATGAAACCAAAGACAGTTCAAACAAGAAATTAGATAGCTAAGCCACAACTGCTAACTCAACTACAACATGCATGGCAGAAGAAGGAGCACAATATGTGATTGAACTTTTAATGCAATCTTTTACGACCCAAAAATCACACCTTTCATGCTAAATTGACGGAGTCCTCTGCCACTCTTATCACCACCAACTGCACGTTgacctctctttttctttttactacTGAAATTAAAATTGGCAATCAGTTAAATCATGGAATACTCTGATCATCATAACAACATAGTATGATCAGTCCAGTGCTAAGCAGAGTATGAACAAACCAAATGCAGTCACCAAAAAGTTCAAAAGTTTCACTGATATAAATTCTTTGGTATCATAGCCCATAAACAATGTCCATTTCAAGCATAATGCAATAACATTTACCAACTTCAACCATAAACAAATACAAATTTACATCATGAAAGCACAATTGAAGACTTATTCTTCCATCTACCCCAGACCCTCCTCCCCCCCTTTGTTCAAAAACCCACAATTAAATCAAACCATTAAACATAACTATCATAAACTCAAGCTAAAAGGGTAcctagaaaaaaaagaaacactCACCCAACAGCACCTTGAGATCCAGCATCATCTCCGTGAATATCGAGATGGTTCAACCTTAAAAAAGTGTTCTCACTAGCAGGCGTCGCCATAGCTAGCTCACACCGGCTCGAAGGAGAGCCGACACTACCACTAGTCGAAACGGATTGACCCGAAACAGTGGTGCCCCACGACCTAGAAGCACCTCTCTTAGTCTGGTTTTGATCCCCATCTTCTTGGTGGTTATGGTTTTGAACACTGTTACTACCAGTTACCATACCTAAAGAAACCAAACCCAGAgatcaaaattaaaaatcaagtgaAGTTTTAGGGGTTTTGAGACCTTAAGAAAAGTGGGTACTGGAGTTGAAGGGACGTCAATGAGCATAATCAGTAATAGCTTGGCACCAAAAATTGTTGATCGTTATCTGTTTGATTAAATTcctgaaagaaaagaaaaaggagtacGAAAATGAGGAAGGAGGGATTCTAATAAGGGAATGCAGGAAAAGCCTAAAGGGAGGTTTcagctttcaacttttcaaaggcTTCGAAGAGCTGTGAACGAAGGTAGTGGAAAAGAGGGAAATTTTATTTGTGAGGGTATGGTTTTTTTGGTTGAAGAATTAAAGTGGGGTTGGATAGATTGGTCCAAAGGGCCCAAATTGGGTTCAAGGATTGATATGGGTTCTAATAAATAAGGGTTAATATACTATTTAGTATCTAAGTTTagcttcaatgttcaatttggtactcaAGTTTGGCTTCAacattcaatttggtacctgagTTTTTTTCTTTGTCCTAATTAAGTGTGTGTATATGTATTAAAAGAGCATACTTGTCAAACATTCATTGGGCCACATGATGTCCCTTCGCCTAAGTGCCAAATTGAACCTTGAAGCTAAGCTCAAGTATCAAtttgagacaaaaaaaatttaagtattaaattgaaCTTTGTAGCCAAATTCATGTAACGACTTAagtcaattaaaatttaataaaatcgtACCGAGCGATTCaagttgattttttatttttttttcttttctcagtTTATCTTATACTAACCCAAAATCAAagttatttttgcttaaaactcatatttagttcaatttatttgttttttgtctAAGACCTTATGTCCAATAGTCACATTGGGTTCCAACTAAATTTAAAATCGAGTTGAATTAGAACACTAAATGAGGAGCAAAGTCTTCCAAAGTTACAAGAATCAAATTGGATATCTTAAGAGGTATCAAACTCCCTACTATTTAACTCGTAATCCAACCGTAAttattttttaggttaaaatatgtcataagtttctatatttttcaaaaatttaaaatttaatccttatacttttattagAAATAGTCcctctaatttttaaatttcaaaattcatgttcatctattaacactattaattttttttattaaatttgttggtgtgacattttgaaaaaaaaaacttacttgataatcatataattaaaaaatgacattgtaatgaacttgaatttaataaaaaattaacagtattaatagttacacctgaattttgaaatctaaaaaatataatgactaaatcctaaatttttgaaaattacaataacttatatcatattttaacttttatcattagtgaaaatttatgaaattagcaaaataggaaaagaagaagaagaaaatggtaGAAATGAAAGAAGAAGGTTGTTTAATGGATTCAAACAAGAATTTGGGATGCTtcataaatcataaataaataaactaatgtCATTGGATTCATAAAGTGGGGGATGCATTTGATTAAAGCTTTTAACTTACCTAAATCTCATTTAATATTCTCATCAAAAGTTTACCTAATCACAACATTTTGTTCATGTGCTCCAGGGGTGTTGGTAGTATCCGACCTCCGAAAATCTTTTCaagattttaaattagtaaaaattatgTATTGAcccttttaaaaatgataaaagattgatttaatcttttaaaaattataaaaattacatttttactatcgtaaaaattacagtttaatttttctcttttaaaaaaattctgaCTTCACCCCGATGTGCTAAAAGTGTTTTAATTAGATCCTAAACTCAATAGATTAAACTCGTTTAGTGGAGTTTTATCATTCATGTTATATACgtcattctaaaaaaaaaacctataaaagGGATCATCTTTAAGTCATTCAATACAACTTCAAAAgcgtataaaatatcaaaatctgaAAAGAAGATTTTGATGACTAGAAGTTCTTTCTTAAAAtcctaaaaaattgaaaaatttaaataaattctaaAGAATGTCACATCTTTTTGATACAATGGCTAAGATTACCCATAGCCTTCCCCCTTCAACacttaaatagaaggataataagCTTTAGTACACTTGAATTCAAGTTCTCCTGCACTGGCAAAAATACTCATGTCTATTAAACTAAGACTTAATTGACAATAAACCGAttgttttaaacattaaaaaaatagttttataattatACCTAAGTAACCCAACCCAATATAAACTAAAATCCAGCCCAAGTATCcaataaaaaaacattaacatatattaaaaacccaacccaaatataaaaataaaacccaaacccaaattaATATTCTATAAATTTATAGTCACAACtttaatgtatattatatacataatacataaataatttaattaaaaacctaaatcCTGCCTCATTTACCAATTCCCAAATCTGAAATTCCTATCCCAAAACCTAGCACCATTTGCACCGCCATCAGCCCCTCCTCGACTGTCACCTACTACTGCAGGCCACACGACCACACCCGTCCAGCGTCCACCACCAGCAAGCAGTTGAAAGCAAAGTAGCAAGGATAATGCGGCCATGGAAGGCAAGAATTGAAGacaaagaagaaaaggaaaggaaagcaAGCTTTATCACGTAATAGAAGGTTTGAATGTTTAAAAGAGATTTCACATGCAAGTTGGTTGGATTAATTAGGTTAATCtctaatttttggtttatttgatTATTGTTATAAAAAAGTTGATCTATTGATTCGAccgtaaatttttttatgatatgtttttaattgaataaaattctaATCTATCATATGTGAATTGCTCTAAGCACAATTATTGTACAATTtcgtttttgattttttttagttaaaaaatactatatattttgaaataattacgAATATATTAATATTAGTCTGTTGATGTGAACAATTATTTGAGTTATCGTGTtactttcattaaaattttaatagtcgAATTAATTTTTCcacctttaaaaaaaacaaatttaatataaaatgtttGTAAACACAATCTTATAGCAGatcttctaaaataataaaaaatgcataGGACTGCACTAactacatatatttattaattgaGTCCCTACAATTCTACCCCAATTCAAGAAATTAGGTGGTGGATATAAGAAAAAACTGATATTAAAAGCAAATAATTCTCCACACTAAGATCACATGGTTCAATTAAAAAAACTTGATTGCGTAATTGTGAAAGAACTTACCTTTTCACTAAAGCTATTTATAGACCCAATTTTTGTCAAAATATTTGCACTCATTTCTCCTTTTGTTTTTCCTTTATCAAAATGGCCTCCTTCAAAGAGATCATATCAACACTCCCAAGAAGAAAAAGCTGGTATGGCGATGATACTTTTTTGTATCAAGGCTTTTGGTGTGACACATTTTTTATTGAAGGATTAATGAGAGCTCAACAAAATTTTCGATCTCAACCTTCTGATATCGTCATATGCAGTGCTATGAAAACCGGAACAACATGGTTAAAGTCCCTCACTTTTGCCATTGTAACAAGATCCACCTTCGATGATTCCACTAACCCTCTATTCAACAATCTATCACATGATTGTGTACCCCTTTTAGAGGTTGATTTAGCCCAATCTTCCACCAATCGAGACCCTAAAAATCCTTTGTTAGCCACACATGCCCCTTACTGTTCTTTACCAAGATcaataattgattctagttgtaAAATTGTTTACATTTGTAGGGACCCTAAGGATTCATTAGTTTCGCTTTATCACTTCTTTGCTAGGTACTTGGCATCCAAAGACATGAAGCCTCCTGCTTTAGAAGAGGCCTTTGAGCTTTTTTGCCAAGGTGTAAGCTCTTACGGACCTTATTGGGACCATGTTCTAGGGTTTTGGAAAGCAAGTTTGGACCGACCTGATAAGATTCTTTTCTTGAAATACGAAGAAATGATAGAAGATACTGTTTTATACGTTAAGAAAATAGCTGATTTCATCGGTTATCCTTTCTCTtttgaagaacttgaaaaagGATCAGTCGAAAAAATCGTAAACATGTGTAGTTTCGAGAATTTAAGCAATTTGGAAGTGAATAAAAGCGGAAAACACCGTGAGGGAACTCCAGTGGTGATTGAAAACAAGATGTATTTCCGAAAAGGTAAGGTTGGGGATTGGGAGAATTATTTGACACCTGAAATGGCTGTTCGGTTGGACTCGATAACGTTGCAGAAGCTAAATGGTTCAGGCTTAACTCTATGATTGAATAATAAAGCAGCCATGGGGTACATTTTGCCTTCTCTGCAATTTCACATATTATGTTTCTAAAAATAAATTGGGTATGCTTTTTGCAAGTAGCAACACTTCTCGTGTTGTTCATGTTAAGATCAATTAAAAGTATAGTTGGTTCAATTGAAATCGattcaatcaataaaatttgatATAAGTTGATTTGATTTTGTTAGTTTAATATTTATGGATAAACTACACCAACTCTCCTAAGTTttgtataaaattacattttagttactcaactttcaaaatttatatcaTAGTCACTGACATTATCAAATTGTTACATTTTTGTCACTCGACTGTTAACTTTAAAGAAGTAACGTTGCACATAAATTCAAAAGGTTAATAGCTAATTTGGTCCCTGAACtatagttaaaaaattattttcacatttaaattttttttacaataattgtaaaaaagtaaaaaaaaaagtcttaaaaataaaattcatataaaaaaccaGTTGCAGCGAGAAACAACTAAGAATTTTGCTACTGTCtttgctcttttttttctttttttttcctctcttttttcatGTAGACCGACGTTGGCTCTTCTCTTCccaaatctttaaaaataatatataggtTTTATTTATAgctaaaagaaaaatattgaCTTGAAAAGGTGGGTTTGGAGAAGAAGAATAGCACtttgtattataaatttaaaaacaaaaacccaatcagtgtaacaccccaaaccttgAAGGTTACATTAACTTCTTGAAAATTTAGATTGTTATTTTCTGAAATTTCGACTTGTTTTTCTGTAAAAGTAAATTCTTAGTAAAAAACTCGTTTTCACTTATtagttgcaaaaaaaaaaaaaacaccattcTACAATAACGGTTTCTTTAAAACATTTGTTCTTTactcataaattgaaataatagaaatactgTGAACTCGCTTATTTTTCAGAAAACTAGATTTCTCATTTTGTTTTGCAACGAAAAAACTTTAActtgtttaattttgaaaataaaatatttttttaattaacagAAATCATGTagaaaatttaaactaattaactaaaaaagCATAGTTGATTGAATATGTGAAATGTGATTAAAAACAACATGTAAAAGAAAATGCGAAATGATTTATATGAGTCCGAAGGATCGAtatgaaagttaaaaaaaatcaatagatTTGATATAGAAATGATATGATTAAATGATatgattaaatgatattttttttatagtggAAAAAGTAGCATGGTATGTTATAATGATTTGCCGATTTGCATAATGTATGTGtcgaaacaattttttttataaaacgggatcgattttaattttgaaaatgaaaacgaacatgggagttgctaccaatcctttttatttaggtgtgatcggatcattttataatttaatcattttaataaaagttttaaatttactaaaacgataatttttggtctacaaaatccagaaaatgggttcgggagtcaattacgcacgaggaagggttagcacgctcgtaacgcccagaaattggtacctagttgattaattagtgtcttagtgttgaggattgaaaactttgaagagttttaaaaatacgatccttaaaaaaaactcgaataacATGGGTTAGAATTTAGGATTCTCTTGTTctgaaggaatatcacatccagcacgttaggatacAATACTTTAAACCCTCGAAACCAAGATTACCTTACGGTTTCCAAAAcccatatttttgaaattttaagaggatatttggctatttggtcgaacgagaaatcgaaacccagcacgttagggcgtgttttctcgaatttccaaacgcaaaatattgtcttattttaaaactcttttttttgaataatagcgAGTACAACACTTGAACGACatacatttgttttatttatgataAAACATAAAAGTTTATTATAGGTATATACAAATCGAGCGCAACTTTTAAAGTGATGAAATGGAATGATAATGGGGCATGAAATAACAACTAACGAATAAAATGATACATTAATGCATGACAAGTATACGAAAACACGAATAAATGAAGCATAGTTCCCACAATTACAATAAGCACAGAACATATAACATTTTAATACCAACATTAATAATCAAagggaaataaagaaataatatatgaaataatttgaagtaaataacaatataaaataagtgatttataagaacaataaataataagGGTTTCAAATAAACAATCAATAGgaatcttaaaataaataataacaaaacagtttaaaataaataaataaataaggtatGGAAAGTTTTAaagaatatatgaaaatttgaacggcatatatatacaattgataatataaatattatgtaaaaccgtttaaaacaaataatgtatGGAACTTAAAATTAATAATGCTAACGagccttcttttttttaaaagaatgaatATAAATTAAATGGGCCTAGGACGAAATTGAATTCGAATTAAAGAGTCGggtctaaattaaaaaaaaggctgCCGAGGATCAAAATAAGATGCGCCCGAAGAACGAGGGACTTATTGGGAAAATATTTCCTTCCCTCATGCGCAAGTTCAACACGGACCAGATTGGAACGAACGGAAAATCATGCGGCCTAAATAAAAAGACAACATGGATTAGATTGCACCACAGCACAAAAGCGGAGGGACCCCTCACATAAATAGACCCTCCAagcaaaacacgcggatcctgctaCTGGGTCGGGTCGCGCTCGCGGGTTAAGggccaaaacaacgtcgttttggtaACTGAACCCTAACttacaaaacggcgccgtttaataaccttatttaaatcaaatttaaaaaaaatcatttttttagtgtttagagaaaaaaaaaacttcaaaatctccCATATGTCTCTCTCAACCCCACTTGGCCAGCGTGGGTTCCCTCGGAGAATCTGCTGCACCACCGCCGTCTGCAACTCTCgactcaacaatgtttgtatagTTCCTTTACATTTTGATATATGACATGTACTTAAGTTTTGAGTTGGTTTTGTATC contains:
- the LOC107905313 gene encoding transcription factor-like protein DPB isoform X1, with amino-acid sequence MVTGSNSVQNHNHQEDGDQNQTKRGASRSWGTTVSGQSVSTSGSVGSPSSRCELAMATPASENTFLRLNHLDIHGDDAGSQGAVGSKKKKRGQRAVGGDKSGRGLRQFSMKVCEKVESKGRTTYNEVADELVAEFTDPGNNIASPDQQQYDEKNIRRRVYDALNVLMAMDIISKDKKEIQWKGLPRTSLSDIEDLKTERLGLRNRIEKKAAYLHELEEQFVGLQNLIQRNEQLYSSGNPPNGGVALPFILVQTRPHATVEVEISEDMQLVHFDFNSTPFELHDDNYVLKAMKFCERPGSDEMAHNFSADGEGSSMSAMYQQQIVPPPMTNTPGRPPTSPPLPGILKARVKPEH
- the LOC107905313 gene encoding transcription factor-like protein DPB isoform X3, with amino-acid sequence MVTGSNSVQNHNHQEDGDQNQTKRGASRSWGTTVSGQSVSTSGSVGSPSSRCELAMATPASENTFLRLNHLDIHGDDAGSQGAVGKKKKRGQRAVGGDKSGRGLRQFSMKVCEKVESKGRTTYNEVADELVAEFTDPGNNIASPDQQQYDEKNIRRRVYDALNVLMAMDIISKDKKEIQWKGLPRTSLSDIEDLKTERLGLRNRIEKKAAYLHELEEQFVGLQNLIQRNEQLYSSGNPPNGGVALPFILVQTRPHATVEVEISEDMQLVHFDFNSTPFELHDDNYVLKAMKFCERPGSDEMAHNFSADGEGSSMSAMYQQQIVPPPMTNTPGRPPTSPPLPGILKARVKPEH
- the LOC107905313 gene encoding transcription factor-like protein DPB isoform X2 — protein: MVTGSNSVQNHNHQEDGDQNQTKRGASRSWGTTVSGQSVSTSGSVGSPSSRCELAMATPASENTFLRLNHLDIHGDDAGSQGAVGSKKKKRGQRAVGGDKSGRGLRQFSMKVCEKVESKGRTTYNEVADELVAEFTDPGNNIASPDQQYDEKNIRRRVYDALNVLMAMDIISKDKKEIQWKGLPRTSLSDIEDLKTERLGLRNRIEKKAAYLHELEEQFVGLQNLIQRNEQLYSSGNPPNGGVALPFILVQTRPHATVEVEISEDMQLVHFDFNSTPFELHDDNYVLKAMKFCERPGSDEMAHNFSADGEGSSMSAMYQQQIVPPPMTNTPGRPPTSPPLPGILKARVKPEH
- the LOC107905312 gene encoding flavonol sulfotransferase-like, yielding MASFKEIISTLPRRKSWYGDDTFLYQGFWCDTFFIEGLMRAQQNFRSQPSDIVICSAMKTGTTWLKSLTFAIVTRSTFDDSTNPLFNNLSHDCVPLLEVDLAQSSTNRDPKNPLLATHAPYCSLPRSIIDSSCKIVYICRDPKDSLVSLYHFFARYLASKDMKPPALEEAFELFCQGVSSYGPYWDHVLGFWKASLDRPDKILFLKYEEMIEDTVLYVKKIADFIGYPFSFEELEKGSVEKIVNMCSFENLSNLEVNKSGKHREGTPVVIENKMYFRKGKVGDWENYLTPEMAVRLDSITLQKLNGSGLTL
- the LOC107905313 gene encoding transcription factor-like protein DPB isoform X4, producing MVTGSNSVQNHNHQEDGDQNQTKRGASRSWGTTVSGQSVSTSGSVGSPSSRCELAMATPASENTFLRLNHLDIHGDDAGSQGAVGKKKKRGQRAVGGDKSGRGLRQFSMKVCEKVESKGRTTYNEVADELVAEFTDPGNNIASPDQQYDEKNIRRRVYDALNVLMAMDIISKDKKEIQWKGLPRTSLSDIEDLKTERLGLRNRIEKKAAYLHELEEQFVGLQNLIQRNEQLYSSGNPPNGGVALPFILVQTRPHATVEVEISEDMQLVHFDFNSTPFELHDDNYVLKAMKFCERPGSDEMAHNFSADGEGSSMSAMYQQQIVPPPMTNTPGRPPTSPPLPGILKARVKPEH